The Listeria sp. PSOL-1 genome includes a region encoding these proteins:
- a CDS encoding 6-phospho-beta-glucosidase: protein MKKGLKIATIGGGSSYTPELIEGFINRKNELPVREIWLVDVEAGKEKLTIVGDLAKRMVKKAKADITIHLTLDRHEALKDADFVTTQLRVGLLEARIKDERIPNSHHVIGQETNGPGGMFKGLRTIPVILDICKDMEKLCPEAWLINFANPAGMVTEAVLRYSNQKKVVGLCNGPIGIERNIAEVLHVNPEEIYVEFVGLNHMVFAKTVYYQGNDITKDVVYKMTENDSGSTLKNIHATGWDKTFLRTLNMIPIDYLRYYWQTKEQLEEQKKAYKEHGTRAEVVKNVESELFELYKQEELAEKPKQLDQRGGAYYSMAACNLINSIYNDKRDIQVVNTKNNGAILDIDPNSAVETNCVITKQGPIPLTSGYLPVAISGIIQQIKSFERLVAEAAVTGDYNKALLAMTINPLTPSDNEAHVLLDELLEAHQTYLPRFFKKE, encoded by the coding sequence ATGAAAAAAGGACTTAAAATCGCTACAATTGGCGGAGGATCTAGCTATACACCTGAACTAATTGAAGGATTTATTAATCGAAAAAATGAACTTCCCGTACGCGAAATTTGGTTAGTTGACGTAGAAGCCGGAAAAGAAAAATTAACGATTGTCGGTGATCTCGCTAAACGCATGGTTAAAAAAGCAAAAGCAGATATTACGATCCACTTAACCCTTGATCGCCATGAAGCTTTAAAAGACGCTGATTTTGTTACCACACAGCTCCGTGTAGGGCTTCTTGAAGCACGTATCAAAGATGAACGAATTCCAAACTCTCATCATGTGATTGGTCAAGAAACAAACGGCCCAGGTGGAATGTTTAAAGGTCTTCGCACAATTCCTGTTATTCTCGACATTTGTAAAGATATGGAAAAGCTCTGTCCAGAAGCTTGGTTAATTAATTTTGCAAATCCTGCTGGAATGGTTACAGAGGCCGTCTTACGCTACAGCAACCAGAAAAAAGTAGTCGGGCTTTGTAACGGTCCAATTGGTATTGAGCGAAATATCGCTGAAGTACTTCATGTAAACCCTGAAGAAATTTATGTCGAATTCGTCGGCTTGAATCACATGGTTTTTGCCAAAACGGTTTATTATCAAGGAAACGATATAACCAAAGATGTTGTTTATAAAATGACCGAAAACGATTCTGGTTCAACTTTAAAAAACATCCACGCTACAGGTTGGGACAAAACATTTTTACGTACATTGAATATGATTCCAATCGATTATTTGCGTTATTACTGGCAAACAAAAGAGCAGCTTGAAGAGCAAAAAAAAGCTTACAAAGAACACGGAACCCGCGCTGAAGTTGTAAAAAATGTTGAAAGTGAACTCTTTGAACTTTACAAGCAAGAAGAACTAGCTGAAAAGCCAAAACAACTCGACCAACGCGGTGGTGCATATTATAGCATGGCTGCCTGCAATCTCATTAATTCTATTTATAATGACAAACGCGATATCCAAGTTGTCAACACCAAAAATAATGGTGCCATTTTAGACATTGATCCAAACTCAGCCGTTGAAACAAATTGCGTCATTACAAAGCAAGGGCCCATCCCGCTTACCAGTGGATACCTTCCAGTCGCTATTAGTGGGATTATTCAACAAATTAAATCTTTCGAGCGATTAGTAGCAGAAGCCGCTGTAACAGGAGATTACAATAAAGCCTTACTTGCAATGACAATCAATCCATTAACTCCAAGCGACAATGAAGCTCACGTATTACTTGATGAATTACTTGAAGCCCATCAAACCTATCTACCACGATTCTTTAAAAAAGAATAA
- a CDS encoding Lin0512 family protein, protein MEKRLFIQTGFGVDVHGQNITKAAKRAVRHAIYHNSMAGIEAMLPGHDLNQMVVNVKLAIPIDKEKLDHDAIKSLIPYGTVTIEIVDGGMLTTSGIFLADKNDVNDLMYIVNASVETGY, encoded by the coding sequence TTGGAAAAACGATTATTCATTCAAACAGGATTTGGTGTGGATGTTCATGGTCAAAATATAACAAAAGCTGCCAAACGAGCTGTCCGTCACGCGATTTATCATAATTCGATGGCAGGAATTGAAGCGATGCTACCTGGACATGATTTAAATCAAATGGTTGTTAATGTTAAACTAGCTATCCCTATCGATAAAGAAAAGCTAGATCACGATGCGATTAAATCCTTAATTCCTTATGGTACAGTAACGATTGAAATCGTGGATGGTGGAATGCTAACAACAAGCGGTATTTTTTTAGCTGATAAAAATGATGTTAATGACTTGATGTACATTGTCAATGCTTCTGTTGAAACAGGTTACTAG
- the pfkB gene encoding 1-phosphofructokinase — translation MIYTITLNPSIDYIVEVEHLELGRLNRMKRDYKLPGGKGINVSRVLNQLDVKTNATGFLGGFTGDFIEKWLNNEGIGSSFTKISDDTRINIKLKDEAETEINGLGPTISEAEIANFFSQLNKIEASDTVILSGSIPPSLGNHFYERIIDLCIRKGAEFMIDTTGDELIHAIAKKPLLIKPNHHELEELFQVTFNTMEEIVPYGKKCLELGAKHVIVSMAQDGALLFTDEAVYFAKPIIGQVKNSVGAGDSMIAGFIGTLCNTNDPIEAFKMGVATGTATAFSTDLATAKQIRALIPLVDVNKL, via the coding sequence ATGATTTATACAATAACACTAAATCCATCGATTGATTATATTGTTGAGGTGGAACATTTAGAACTTGGGCGCCTGAATCGCATGAAACGGGACTACAAACTTCCAGGTGGCAAAGGAATAAACGTCTCGCGTGTGCTGAATCAATTAGATGTAAAAACGAATGCTACAGGTTTTTTAGGAGGATTTACAGGTGATTTTATTGAAAAATGGCTCAACAATGAAGGGATCGGTTCTAGTTTTACCAAAATTTCAGATGATACTCGTATTAATATTAAGTTAAAAGATGAAGCGGAGACAGAAATTAATGGTCTTGGTCCTACGATAAGTGAAGCTGAGATTGCAAATTTCTTTAGTCAGCTAAATAAAATTGAGGCAAGTGATACTGTTATCTTATCAGGGAGTATTCCTCCTTCATTAGGAAACCATTTTTATGAGCGAATTATTGATTTATGTATTCGTAAAGGCGCAGAATTTATGATCGACACGACAGGCGACGAATTAATCCATGCGATAGCTAAAAAGCCACTATTAATTAAACCAAATCATCATGAGTTGGAGGAATTATTTCAAGTTACTTTTAATACAATGGAGGAGATCGTCCCTTATGGCAAAAAGTGCCTAGAACTTGGCGCTAAACATGTCATCGTTTCAATGGCACAAGATGGAGCACTTCTTTTTACAGATGAGGCCGTTTATTTTGCTAAACCAATTATTGGTCAAGTGAAAAATTCAGTCGGTGCAGGAGATTCGATGATCGCTGGTTTCATTGGGACATTGTGCAATACAAATGATCCAATTGAAGCATTCAAAATGGGCGTTGCAACAGGAACGGCGACAGCCTTTTCGACTGATTTGGCTACGGCGAAACAAATTCGCGCATTGATTCCTCTTGTAGACGTTAACAAATTATAA
- a CDS encoding DeoR/GlpR family DNA-binding transcription regulator, whose translation MLNAERKQRIIEVLEQDGVVKLVELVQQLNSSESTIRRDLIELEEKGLLERVHGGAKLTNSHNSEPSMNEKSFKNIHVKREMAKYSAKLISEGDCIYLDAGSTTIELIPFLADKRVTVVTNGLEHVEKLVKLQIEAYLLGGKMKVHTKAVIGAIALDNLKNYHFNKAFIGTNAVHQNYGFTTPDIEEAYLKRSAHLASDATFVLADHSKFTENKFAKMFALKEATLITDTIPKNVKEKFIQNSKIIEVEK comes from the coding sequence ATGCTAAATGCAGAACGAAAACAGCGAATTATTGAAGTTTTAGAGCAAGATGGCGTTGTGAAATTAGTCGAATTAGTTCAACAGCTTAATAGCTCTGAATCAACGATTAGAAGAGATTTGATTGAATTAGAGGAAAAAGGTTTACTTGAGCGAGTTCACGGTGGTGCCAAGCTAACAAACTCACATAATTCAGAACCAAGTATGAACGAAAAATCATTCAAAAACATTCATGTCAAGCGTGAAATGGCTAAATACAGTGCCAAGCTGATTTCAGAAGGAGATTGTATTTATCTTGATGCTGGTTCAACAACCATCGAATTAATTCCTTTTTTAGCTGATAAACGTGTTACTGTTGTAACGAATGGTTTAGAACATGTTGAAAAATTAGTAAAGTTACAAATCGAAGCGTACTTACTAGGCGGAAAAATGAAAGTGCATACAAAAGCTGTAATCGGTGCAATTGCGCTAGATAATTTAAAAAACTACCATTTCAATAAAGCTTTTATCGGCACCAACGCAGTCCATCAAAATTATGGTTTTACAACACCCGATATTGAAGAGGCTTATTTAAAGCGTTCAGCACATCTCGCTTCTGATGCAACATTTGTACTAGCTGACCATAGTAAGTTCACTGAAAATAAATTTGCCAAAATGTTTGCTCTTAAAGAGGCAACACTTATTACTGATACCATTCCAAAAAATGTCAAAGAAAAATTTATCCAAAATTCCAAAATAATCGAGGTTGAGAAATGA
- a CDS encoding glucosaminidase domain-containing protein — protein sequence MKRILVFTVALFLSLTLTGGISLKAEANSVNTDALTSNADIGPGYYMENGKLRTKRDTNPSQFLSEIKEGAIQGWKEYQVIPSITAAQAILESGWGDLNYLKTQIIFLVLKGNIMANML from the coding sequence ATGAAACGAATTTTAGTATTTACTGTAGCATTGTTTTTAAGCTTAACATTAACGGGGGGAATTTCACTAAAAGCAGAAGCTAATTCTGTGAATACAGATGCGCTCACATCGAATGCTGATATAGGTCCAGGATATTATATGGAAAACGGGAAGCTAAGAACTAAAAGAGATACCAATCCGTCTCAATTTTTATCTGAAATAAAAGAAGGAGCTATACAAGGATGGAAGGAATACCAAGTGATTCCTTCGATTACAGCTGCTCAAGCAATTTTAGAGAGTGGATGGGGCGATCTAAATTATCTAAAAACGCAAATAATCTTTTTGGTATTAAAGGGGAATATAATGGCCAATATGTTATGA
- a CDS encoding tagatose-bisphosphate aldolase produces MVTITKGKFEGLQRLSNDKGVIAALAIDQRGSLKKMIQAAKGTESKKDVEDFKQLVSEELTPYASAILLDLEYGTPAIKARHEGCGLLTSYEKTGYDTTIPGKLPDLIEDLSALRIKENGGDAVKILVYYDPDEPAEINNIKHAFLERIGAECKEVDIPFFLEPITYDANIADSASLEYARLKPAKVKAAIKEFIKPRYGVDVLKLEVPVNFNYVEGFTEGETAYSKEEAANHFEECSDLSTLPFIYLSAGVTARLFHETIAFANQYQVQYSGVLCGRATWKDGINVYGKEGEDALRKWLRAQGKENITSLNKLLDEGAVPWWTKYGSFEDIHVIEKE; encoded by the coding sequence ATGGTTACAATAACAAAGGGCAAATTTGAAGGTTTACAAAGACTTTCTAATGATAAAGGAGTCATTGCCGCACTTGCAATCGACCAACGCGGCTCGCTCAAAAAAATGATTCAAGCAGCAAAAGGAACAGAAAGCAAAAAAGATGTCGAAGATTTTAAACAGCTCGTTTCAGAAGAACTTACACCTTATGCCTCAGCAATTTTGCTTGATCTTGAATATGGAACGCCTGCTATTAAAGCTAGACACGAGGGCTGTGGCCTTCTTACTTCTTATGAAAAAACGGGTTATGATACAACGATCCCCGGTAAACTTCCTGACTTAATTGAAGACCTTTCCGCTTTACGTATTAAAGAAAATGGCGGAGATGCAGTAAAAATTCTTGTTTACTATGATCCTGATGAACCAGCTGAAATTAATAATATTAAACACGCTTTTCTCGAAAGAATTGGCGCCGAATGCAAAGAGGTTGACATTCCTTTCTTCCTTGAACCCATTACTTATGATGCAAATATTGCTGATTCTGCTTCATTAGAATACGCAAGACTTAAACCAGCAAAAGTTAAAGCAGCCATCAAAGAATTTATTAAACCTCGTTACGGTGTAGATGTACTTAAATTAGAAGTCCCCGTCAATTTTAACTACGTCGAAGGTTTTACTGAAGGAGAAACTGCCTATTCAAAAGAAGAAGCAGCTAATCATTTTGAAGAATGCTCCGATTTAAGTACATTGCCTTTTATTTACTTAAGTGCAGGTGTAACTGCTAGACTTTTCCATGAAACCATCGCTTTTGCTAATCAATATCAAGTACAATATAGCGGCGTTTTGTGTGGCCGCGCAACTTGGAAAGATGGAATTAACGTTTACGGCAAAGAAGGAGAAGACGCTCTACGTAAATGGCTGCGCGCACAAGGGAAAGAAAATATCACCTCACTCAATAAATTATTAGACGAAGGTGCTGTTCCTTGGTGGACAAAATATGGTTCATTTGAGGATATCCATGTAATCGAAAAAGAATAA
- a CDS encoding serine hydrolase, whose product MEQRRRNRNESVQLKRKFRRQVVLSVFSILILLILIFSVIKLFIPHDETPSPSPKEQTKSISKEQKPKKKVEAKTKLSETVMENEAIDKYLISIGFSGTAYIVREGKVVLNKGYKEANRENKVQNNPDTVYFVGSAQKAFTATAILQLAERGKLKIDDPINKYLPDFPNGKNITLRNFLTHTSGINGHKEGQGAITPQALIDDIKKQGIARSPGKWYYMDSNYTVLSYLVEKLSGMPLAEYLTKYVFKPAGMKHVGFYQTFKKEPYPSVGYYVAKDGNYTTPAMPDLSQLFGVGNMYMSASDMQLFDKALFERKLINDASFREMFKKGSSSGYGFGFYVDPGSYNNHGILNGWNISNSFSHTGKTYVMLFSNVQNNISSFGKVNNEIYKLLNKTN is encoded by the coding sequence ATGGAGCAACGCAGAAGAAATCGTAATGAAAGCGTTCAATTAAAAAGAAAGTTTAGAAGACAAGTGGTGTTAAGTGTTTTCAGTATATTAATATTACTGATCTTGATCTTTTCTGTAATTAAATTATTTATTCCACACGATGAGACACCTAGTCCGAGTCCGAAAGAACAAACAAAGAGTATATCTAAAGAACAAAAGCCAAAGAAAAAAGTAGAAGCAAAAACCAAACTAAGTGAGACAGTTATGGAAAATGAAGCTATCGATAAATATTTGATAAGTATTGGTTTTAGTGGTACAGCTTATATTGTACGTGAAGGAAAAGTAGTGCTAAATAAAGGTTATAAAGAAGCGAATCGAGAAAATAAAGTACAAAACAATCCAGATACGGTTTATTTTGTTGGCTCGGCGCAAAAAGCTTTTACAGCGACTGCTATTTTGCAATTAGCTGAACGAGGAAAATTAAAAATTGATGATCCAATTAATAAATATTTACCTGATTTTCCAAATGGGAAGAATATTACATTACGTAATTTCTTGACCCATACATCTGGAATTAATGGACATAAGGAAGGTCAGGGAGCGATTACGCCTCAAGCGCTTATAGATGATATTAAAAAACAAGGAATCGCACGTAGTCCAGGCAAGTGGTATTACATGGATTCCAATTATACAGTCCTTTCTTATTTAGTAGAAAAGCTTAGTGGTATGCCATTAGCAGAATACCTTACAAAATATGTCTTCAAGCCAGCTGGAATGAAGCATGTCGGTTTTTATCAAACATTTAAGAAAGAGCCTTATCCATCGGTAGGCTATTATGTAGCTAAAGATGGAAATTATACAACGCCCGCGATGCCTGATTTATCGCAATTATTTGGTGTTGGAAATATGTATATGTCTGCAAGTGATATGCAATTGTTTGATAAGGCACTTTTTGAAAGAAAATTAATTAATGATGCGAGTTTTCGCGAAATGTTCAAAAAAGGTAGTTCCTCTGGATATGGCTTTGGTTTTTACGTTGATCCAGGGAGTTATAATAATCATGGCATTTTAAATGGCTGGAACATCTCAAATAGTTTTAGCCACACAGGGAAAACCTATGTTATGCTCTTTTCTAACGTTCAAAATAACATCTCATCTTTTGGTAAAGTGAATAATGAAATTTATAAGTTATTGAATAAAACGAATTAA
- a CDS encoding glycoside hydrolase family 73 protein, which yields MGRSKLSKNANNLFGIKGEYNGQYVMMPTKEFIDGKWIKIEDKFRKYPSKKESMIDHGIFLQKPRYQNLIGVRDYKEVAKLLKQDGYATDPNYADKLISIIEGRNLASWDQEAFNNELAK from the coding sequence ATGGGGCGATCTAAATTATCTAAAAACGCAAATAATCTTTTTGGTATTAAAGGGGAATATAATGGCCAATATGTTATGATGCCGACGAAGGAATTTATTGATGGTAAGTGGATAAAGATTGAAGATAAGTTTAGGAAATATCCTTCCAAAAAAGAAAGTATGATTGATCATGGCATATTTTTACAAAAACCACGTTATCAAAATTTAATTGGTGTAAGAGATTATAAAGAAGTCGCTAAATTATTAAAACAAGATGGATATGCAACCGATCCAAACTATGCTGATAAATTAATTTCAATTATTGAAGGCCGTAACTTAGCAAGTTGGGATCAAGAGGCTTTTAACAACGAGCTTGCTAAGTAG
- a CDS encoding universal stress protein, with amino-acid sequence MENYKQILVAIDGSTQADKAFQQALDLAGKYQATLGIASIVDLRSFSPNVSYDGTLEKEAMERVTTQIKEYVNQAEKAGVPEVKTYVESGNPKRLLAKEIPEKFEADLIIVGATGMNRVERVVLGSVSSYILARAMVDVLIAR; translated from the coding sequence ATGGAAAATTATAAGCAAATTCTCGTTGCGATAGATGGTTCAACTCAAGCAGACAAAGCATTTCAGCAAGCGCTTGACTTAGCGGGAAAATATCAGGCTACACTTGGCATTGCTAGCATTGTTGATTTGCGTTCATTCTCACCTAATGTTTCTTATGATGGAACGCTTGAAAAAGAAGCAATGGAAAGGGTTACGACGCAAATAAAAGAATACGTAAATCAAGCAGAAAAAGCAGGGGTTCCTGAGGTGAAAACGTATGTAGAAAGCGGGAACCCAAAGCGGCTTTTGGCAAAGGAAATTCCAGAAAAATTTGAAGCAGATTTAATTATTGTTGGTGCAACGGGAATGAATCGTGTAGAACGAGTTGTACTTGGAAGTGTTTCAAGCTATATTTTAGCCCGTGCTATGGTTGATGTTTTAATTGCTCGTTAA
- a CDS encoding MurR/RpiR family transcriptional regulator, whose amino-acid sequence MLFLDKHIELNDTELDIYNYVAANLDKVIYMRIRDLADVVHVSTTTILRFCRKFKCSGFAEFRVKLQIYTEKKKATQIDTADETTYIDFLKRTREPEFQRQLQSVAQILKNIDLVLFVGIGASGVIAGYGALYFSSLFTLALHIEDPLNHPFDHLSSHLATKISLVAISVEGENRDIIRYIHQLKIKQCKVISITNSAKSTIARLSDANISYYINKETYYDANITSQLPALYTIERLAKEIRRQNDKNAD is encoded by the coding sequence ATGCTTTTTTTGGATAAACATATTGAATTAAATGACACTGAACTGGATATTTATAATTATGTAGCGGCTAATTTGGATAAGGTGATTTATATGCGTATTCGTGATTTAGCAGATGTTGTCCACGTTAGTACAACAACAATTTTACGTTTTTGCCGGAAGTTTAAGTGCAGTGGATTTGCTGAATTTCGCGTAAAATTGCAGATTTACACAGAGAAGAAGAAAGCAACGCAAATTGATACAGCTGATGAAACAACGTATATTGACTTTTTAAAAAGAACGAGAGAACCAGAATTCCAAAGACAACTTCAAAGCGTTGCGCAAATTTTAAAAAATATCGATTTAGTTTTATTTGTTGGCATTGGAGCATCAGGTGTTATTGCAGGATACGGGGCTCTTTATTTTTCTTCTTTGTTTACATTAGCTTTGCATATTGAAGATCCACTAAATCATCCGTTTGATCATCTTTCAAGCCATTTAGCTACTAAAATTAGCTTGGTGGCCATTTCTGTAGAAGGGGAGAATCGAGATATTATTCGCTATATTCATCAACTGAAGATCAAGCAATGTAAAGTTATTTCGATTACCAATAGTGCTAAATCAACAATTGCACGTTTATCAGATGCGAATATTTCGTATTATATTAATAAAGAAACGTATTATGACGCAAATATCACCTCACAACTTCCAGCACTTTATACGATTGAAAGGTTAGCAAAAGAGATCCGACGACAAAATGATAAAAATGCCGATTAA
- a CDS encoding DUF898 family protein — translation MAETTLEMRNGRTSFFDGGLFQYIGWTILGAIVTLFTLGICYPWALCMIYGWKINHTVIEGKRMRFNGSAVGLFGNWIKWLLLTIITLGIYGFWVFIKLEDWKAKNTVFEN, via the coding sequence ATGGCAGAAACTACTTTAGAAATGAGAAATGGAAGAACGTCTTTTTTTGATGGAGGACTATTCCAATACATTGGCTGGACGATATTAGGGGCTATTGTCACACTTTTTACTTTAGGTATTTGCTACCCTTGGGCTTTATGTATGATCTATGGATGGAAAATTAATCATACTGTAATTGAAGGAAAGCGAATGAGATTTAATGGTTCCGCTGTAGGCTTATTCGGAAATTGGATAAAATGGTTGCTACTGACCATTATAACTCTTGGTATTTACGGTTTTTGGGTATTTATCAAGCTTGAAGATTGGAAAGCTAAAAATACTGTTTTTGAAAACTGA
- a CDS encoding LacI family DNA-binding transcriptional regulator, translating into MANIQEIARLAGVSSATVSRVINNQNYVSKETRAKVQQVIDKLDYVPNLNAVSLKKGTTKLIGIVAPSFSDSLAVFIRSFTASAQNHGYNVTLFMTKNAPDKELEALEMLRRKQIDALVLVIRLNDWETIEPYTKYGPIVTWQRVENKKIPSVFMNQYDGYKLGLEHLYAQGFRKIINVYGLTKGLNTQSRISAYQDFCRQKKINPTEFLHFHGMGTRSDGEKIAHWWLNEKNKPDAFMTPNDAFAAGLITEAKRLNINIPSDFAVCGFDNIEIAHLLNMTTIDYPVDKQAENAFTIIQNQLTATKKSLKELQFSLIKRSTT; encoded by the coding sequence GTGGCAAACATTCAAGAAATTGCACGCCTTGCAGGTGTTTCATCAGCAACAGTTTCTCGCGTTATCAATAACCAAAATTATGTCAGCAAAGAAACGCGCGCTAAAGTCCAGCAAGTAATTGATAAATTAGACTATGTCCCTAATTTAAATGCCGTTTCGTTAAAAAAAGGGACCACAAAATTAATTGGGATTGTTGCCCCAAGCTTTTCAGATTCACTTGCCGTTTTCATTCGTAGTTTCACAGCTTCTGCCCAAAATCATGGCTACAATGTCACTTTATTCATGACAAAAAACGCCCCTGATAAAGAGTTAGAGGCATTAGAAATGTTACGTCGCAAACAAATTGACGCGCTTGTTCTCGTTATTCGCCTAAATGACTGGGAAACAATCGAACCTTACACCAAATATGGACCAATTGTTACTTGGCAACGTGTTGAAAATAAAAAAATCCCCTCTGTTTTTATGAATCAATATGATGGATATAAGCTAGGCTTAGAGCACCTTTATGCCCAAGGATTCCGAAAAATCATCAATGTGTATGGCCTCACAAAAGGCCTCAACACACAAAGTAGAATTTCTGCCTACCAGGATTTTTGCCGCCAAAAAAAGATAAACCCAACTGAGTTTCTGCATTTTCACGGTATGGGAACAAGATCAGATGGTGAAAAAATAGCTCACTGGTGGCTAAATGAAAAAAATAAACCAGATGCCTTTATGACACCAAATGATGCTTTTGCGGCAGGGCTGATAACAGAAGCAAAGCGCCTTAATATCAATATCCCTTCTGATTTTGCCGTATGTGGATTCGATAATATCGAGATTGCACACCTACTTAACATGACAACCATTGATTACCCCGTTGATAAGCAAGCTGAAAACGCCTTTACAATCATTCAAAATCAATTAACAGCTACAAAAAAATCACTCAAAGAATTACAGTTCAGTTTAATAAAAAGATCAACAACATGA